The following are encoded together in the Salmonella enterica subsp. enterica serovar Choleraesuis genome:
- the dksA gene encoding RNA polymerase-binding transcription factor DksA, whose translation MQEGQNRKTSSLSILAIAGVGPYQEKPGEEYMNDAQLAHFKRILEAWRNQLRDEVDRTVSHMQEEAANFPDPADRATQEEEFSLELRNRDRERKLIKKIEKTLKKVEDDDFGYCESCGVEIGIRRLEARPTADLCIDCKTLAEIREKQMAG comes from the coding sequence ATGCAAGAAGGGCAAAACCGTAAAACATCGTCCCTGAGTATTCTCGCCATCGCTGGGGTGGGTCCATACCAAGAGAAGCCGGGCGAAGAGTATATGAATGACGCCCAGCTGGCTCACTTCAAGCGTATTCTTGAAGCATGGCGTAATCAGCTTAGGGATGAAGTTGATCGCACCGTGAGTCACATGCAGGAAGAAGCCGCAAACTTCCCTGATCCCGCCGACCGTGCGACTCAGGAAGAAGAGTTCAGCCTCGAGCTGCGTAACCGCGACCGCGAGCGTAAGCTGATCAAGAAAATTGAGAAGACGCTCAAAAAAGTAGAAGACGACGACTTCGGCTACTGCGAATCCTGCGGCGTCGAAATCGGTATCCGTCGTCTGGAAGCCCGCCCGACTGCCGATCTGTGCATCGACTGCAAAACTCTTGCAGAGATCCGCGAAAAGCAGATGGCCGGCTAA
- the yadB gene encoding glutamyl-Q tRNA(Asp) synthetase encodes MAQPHYIGRFAPSPSGELHFGSLIAALGSYLQARAHSGTWLVRIEDIDPPREITGAASAILHQLEHYRLHWDGEVLWQSQRHDAYRERLEWLKQQGLSYYCTCTRSRIRECGGHYDGHCRNLNLGPQGAALRIRQLHPQDGFYDELRGFINADSALAYEDFIIHRRDGLFAYNLAVVIDDHFQGVNEIVRGADLIDPTVRQISLYRQFGWPVPRYVHLPLVCGQPGTKLSKQNHAPALPGGDPRPVLIAALNFLNQPEIPGWLDLTPEELLATAVSNWALKQVPLDVPANPAFSNALL; translated from the coding sequence ATGGCACAACCACACTATATTGGGCGCTTTGCCCCCTCACCTTCTGGTGAGCTTCATTTCGGATCCCTGATTGCCGCCCTTGGCAGCTATCTTCAGGCGCGCGCCCATTCGGGCACGTGGCTCGTCCGTATCGAAGATATCGACCCCCCGCGCGAAATCACCGGCGCCGCCAGTGCTATCCTCCATCAGCTGGAGCATTACCGGCTGCACTGGGATGGCGAAGTCCTTTGGCAGTCTCAGCGCCACGATGCATACCGCGAACGCCTCGAGTGGCTTAAACAGCAGGGCCTTAGCTATTACTGCACCTGTACCCGCAGCCGCATTCGCGAGTGCGGAGGACATTATGATGGGCACTGCCGTAACTTAAACCTTGGACCACAGGGAGCCGCACTGCGTATTCGTCAGCTACATCCGCAGGACGGTTTTTACGACGAGTTACGCGGCTTTATTAACGCCGATAGCGCTCTGGCCTATGAAGACTTTATTATTCATCGCCGCGACGGGCTTTTCGCCTATAACCTGGCGGTAGTGATTGACGACCATTTCCAGGGAGTCAACGAGATTGTGCGCGGTGCAGACCTTATCGACCCAACGGTACGTCAGATATCGCTCTACCGCCAGTTTGGCTGGCCGGTTCCACGCTATGTGCATCTGCCTTTAGTATGTGGTCAGCCAGGCACTAAACTTTCTAAACAAAATCATGCCCCTGCCCTGCCAGGTGGCGATCCGCGCCCGGTATTAATTGCCGCGCTTAATTTTTTGAACCAGCCAGAAATTCCCGGCTGGCTCGATTTAACACCAGAAGAATTGCTGGCTACGGCGGTGAGCAACTGGGCGCTGAAGCAGGTGCCCCTAGACGTGCCCGCTAATCCAGCATTCTCAAATGCCTTACTCTGA
- the pcnB gene encoding poly(A) polymerase I, with translation MLADKPHLAVIPREQHNISRKDISENALKVLYRLNKSGYEAYLVGGGVRDLLLGKKPKDFDITTNATPDQVRKLFRNCRLVGRRFRLAHVMFGPEIIEVATFRGHHEDDASDRQQSQRGQNGMLLRDNIFGSIEEDAQRRDFTINSLYYSVADFTVRDYVGGLQDLNDGVIRLIGNPETRYREDPVRMLRAVRFAAKLNMTISPETREPIPRLAAMLKDIPSARLFEESLKLLQAGYGYQTYRLLCEYQLFQPLFPTIARYFTERGDTPMERIIVQVLKNTDSRISNGMRVNPAFLFAAMLWYPQQEMAQKIAQESGLTYFDAFALAMNDVLDEACHALAIPKRITAVIRDIWQLQLRLSRRQGKRAWKLMELPKFRAAFDLLEQRAEAERNPELQRLAHWWGEFQAAPPPQQKNMVNQLGDDPTSSRHRRRRPRRNGPRRENTGQ, from the coding sequence ATGCTCGCGGACAAGCCGCATCTGGCGGTTATTCCCCGCGAGCAACACAATATCTCTCGCAAAGATATCAGCGAAAATGCGCTCAAGGTGCTCTATCGTCTGAATAAGTCCGGCTACGAAGCCTACCTGGTCGGCGGCGGCGTTCGCGACCTGCTGCTGGGCAAAAAGCCTAAAGATTTCGATATCACCACTAACGCCACGCCGGATCAGGTTCGTAAGCTGTTTCGTAACTGCCGTCTGGTTGGCCGCCGTTTTCGCCTGGCCCACGTGATGTTTGGGCCAGAGATTATCGAAGTTGCAACCTTCCGTGGTCACCACGAAGACGATGCCTCTGACCGCCAGCAGTCTCAGCGCGGGCAGAACGGCATGCTGCTGCGCGACAACATTTTTGGTTCCATTGAAGAAGACGCTCAGCGCCGTGACTTCACCATCAACAGCCTCTATTACAGCGTGGCTGATTTTACGGTGCGTGATTACGTAGGCGGGTTGCAGGATCTGAATGACGGCGTGATTCGCCTGATAGGCAATCCGGAAACCCGCTACCGGGAAGACCCGGTGCGCATGCTGCGCGCCGTGCGCTTTGCCGCCAAACTGAATATGACCATCAGCCCGGAGACGCGTGAGCCAATCCCACGCCTGGCGGCCATGTTGAAAGACATTCCGTCTGCGCGCCTGTTTGAGGAGTCCCTCAAACTGTTGCAGGCAGGCTATGGTTACCAGACTTATCGCCTGCTGTGCGAATATCAGCTGTTCCAGCCGCTGTTCCCGACCATTGCCCGCTACTTTACCGAGCGCGGCGATACGCCGATGGAGCGTATTATTGTTCAGGTGCTGAAGAATACCGATAGCCGTATCAGCAACGGTATGCGGGTGAACCCGGCATTCCTGTTTGCGGCTATGTTGTGGTACCCACAGCAAGAGATGGCACAGAAAATCGCTCAGGAGAGCGGGCTGACCTATTTCGATGCCTTTGCGCTGGCAATGAACGATGTACTGGATGAAGCCTGCCACGCGCTGGCGATTCCAAAACGCATTACCGCGGTTATTCGTGACATCTGGCAGCTTCAACTGCGCCTGTCGCGTCGCCAGGGCAAACGCGCCTGGAAGCTGATGGAACTGCCGAAGTTCCGCGCCGCTTTCGATCTGCTGGAGCAGCGCGCCGAAGCAGAGAGAAACCCAGAGCTGCAACGTCTTGCTCACTGGTGGGGAGAGTTCCAGGCCGCACCGCCTCCGCAGCAGAAGAATATGGTCAATCAGCTGGGCGATGATCCAACCAGCAGCCGCCACCGCCGTCGTCGTCCGCGTCGCAACGGCCCGCGCCGGGAAAATACCGGCCAGTGA
- a CDS encoding 2-amino-4-hydroxy-6-hydroxymethyldihydropteridine diphosphokinase has translation MTRVYLAIGSNLASPLDQVNAAIEALAAIPETTLVEVSPFYRTPPYGPQDQPDYLNAVAVLDTGLAAEILLDNTQRIELEQGRVRKAERWGPRTLDLDILLFGDETINSPRLTVPHYDMRNRMFMLWPLSHVAPQLIFPDGETLADCLARLSENPPARW, from the coding sequence GTGACCCGCGTCTATCTCGCTATTGGCAGTAACCTCGCTTCGCCGCTTGACCAGGTCAACGCGGCGATTGAGGCGCTGGCGGCAATCCCTGAGACCACATTGGTTGAGGTATCGCCGTTTTATCGCACTCCGCCCTATGGCCCTCAGGATCAGCCAGATTATCTGAACGCCGTGGCGGTGCTCGACACCGGGCTGGCTGCCGAAATTTTGCTGGATAATACCCAGCGTATCGAACTGGAGCAGGGCCGGGTGCGTAAAGCCGAACGCTGGGGGCCGCGCACGCTGGATCTCGATATTCTGCTGTTTGGCGATGAGACGATTAACTCCCCGCGCCTGACCGTTCCGCACTACGATATGCGTAACCGAATGTTCATGTTGTGGCCACTTAGCCATGTCGCGCCGCAGCTGATATTTCCCGATGGTGAAACTCTGGCCGATTGCCTCGCCAGACTGTCTGAAAATCCTCCAGCGCGCTGGTAA
- the panB gene encoding 3-methyl-2-oxobutanoate hydroxymethyltransferase, with the protein MKPTTIHNLRQFKQQQKKFATITAYDFSFAKLFADEGIGVMLVGDSVGMAVQGHDSTLPVTVDELAYHTRMVRRGAPSCLLMTDLPFMAYATPEQAFENAATVMRAGANMVKIEGGRWLAETVRLLTERAVPVCGHLGLTPQSVNIFGGYKVQGRGDEAAQELMEDALAIEAAGAQLLVLECVPAELATRITERLTIPVIGIGAGNGTDGQILVMHDAFGITGGHIPKFAKNFLAETGDLRAAVRQYVAEVESGAYPGPEHSFQ; encoded by the coding sequence ATGAAACCAACCACTATTCATAATCTGCGTCAGTTCAAACAACAGCAGAAAAAATTTGCCACCATCACCGCCTACGATTTCAGCTTCGCTAAGCTGTTTGCCGACGAAGGCATTGGCGTGATGCTGGTCGGTGACTCCGTCGGTATGGCCGTACAGGGGCACGACTCCACTTTACCCGTAACCGTTGACGAGCTGGCCTATCACACCCGCATGGTACGCCGTGGCGCACCATCCTGCCTGCTGATGACCGACCTGCCGTTTATGGCCTACGCGACTCCAGAACAAGCTTTCGAAAACGCAGCTACCGTGATGCGCGCCGGGGCTAATATGGTCAAAATTGAAGGCGGCCGCTGGCTGGCTGAAACCGTGCGTCTGCTTACCGAGCGTGCGGTTCCCGTATGTGGACATCTGGGCCTGACTCCACAGTCCGTCAATATCTTCGGCGGCTATAAAGTACAAGGCCGTGGTGATGAAGCCGCTCAGGAGCTGATGGAAGATGCGCTGGCTATCGAAGCCGCAGGTGCTCAACTTCTGGTTCTGGAGTGCGTTCCTGCCGAATTGGCAACCCGCATTACCGAGCGTCTGACCATTCCGGTTATCGGAATTGGTGCCGGTAACGGCACCGACGGGCAGATTCTGGTTATGCACGATGCTTTCGGCATTACCGGCGGTCATATTCCTAAATTCGCTAAAAACTTCCTGGCTGAAACCGGCGATCTCCGCGCTGCGGTACGCCAGTATGTGGCGGAAGTGGAGTCCGGGGCTTATCCTGGCCCTGAACACAGTTTTCAGTAA
- the panC gene encoding pantothenate synthetase, which translates to MLIIETLPLLRQQIRRWRQEGKRIALVPTMGNLHDGHMKLVDEAKARGDVVVVSIFVNPMQFDRQDDLANYPRTLQDDCEKLNRRGADLVFAPAASEVYPHGMTDQTFVEVPVLSTMLEGASRPGHFRGVATVVSKLFNLVQPDLACFGEKDFQQLALIRKMVADMGYDIEIIGVPIVRAKDGLALSSRNGYLTAAERKLAPALFKAMQGVADKLRAGDRELDEMLTIAASELNDGGLRADDLQIRDADTLQEITTESKRAVVLMTAWLGKARLIDNMQVELTQ; encoded by the coding sequence GTGCTGATTATCGAAACCCTGCCCCTGCTTCGTCAGCAAATTCGCCGCTGGCGTCAGGAAGGTAAACGCATCGCGCTGGTTCCAACTATGGGTAACCTGCACGACGGACATATGAAGCTGGTTGATGAAGCCAAAGCCCGCGGCGACGTGGTTGTGGTCTCCATCTTCGTGAACCCGATGCAGTTCGACCGGCAGGATGACCTCGCTAATTACCCGCGTACTCTGCAGGATGACTGCGAGAAGCTGAACCGCCGCGGCGCTGACCTGGTATTTGCCCCTGCCGCCAGTGAAGTCTATCCGCACGGTATGACCGATCAGACCTTTGTTGAGGTGCCGGTGCTTTCCACCATGCTGGAAGGTGCCAGCCGCCCAGGTCACTTCCGTGGCGTCGCGACCGTCGTTAGTAAGTTGTTTAACCTGGTTCAGCCGGATTTAGCCTGCTTCGGAGAGAAAGATTTCCAGCAGCTGGCGCTTATTCGTAAAATGGTTGCCGATATGGGTTACGACATCGAAATTATCGGTGTGCCAATCGTACGCGCTAAAGACGGTCTGGCCCTCAGCTCCCGTAACGGTTATCTCACCGCAGCCGAGCGTAAGCTGGCTCCAGCATTGTTTAAAGCTATGCAGGGTGTCGCTGACAAACTGCGCGCGGGCGACCGTGAGCTAGATGAGATGCTGACCATCGCCGCCAGCGAGCTAAACGACGGTGGCCTGCGCGCTGATGATCTGCAAATCCGCGATGCCGACACTCTTCAGGAAATTACGACTGAGAGTAAGCGTGCGGTAGTTCTGATGACCGCCTGGCTTGGCAAAGCGCGTCTGATAGACAATATGCAGGTCGAATTAACTCAGTAG
- the panD gene encoding aspartate 1-decarboxylase — protein MIRTMLQGKLHRVKVTQADLHYEGSCAIDQDFLDAAGILENEAINIWNVNNGKRFSTYAIAAERGSKIISVNGAAAHCADVGDIVIIASFVTMSDEEARRWQPKVAYFEGDNEMKRTAKAIPVQVA, from the coding sequence ATGATTCGCACTATGCTGCAAGGCAAACTCCATCGCGTCAAAGTCACTCAGGCAGACCTGCACTACGAAGGCTCCTGCGCCATCGACCAGGATTTTCTTGACGCAGCCGGCATTCTGGAAAATGAAGCCATCAATATCTGGAACGTGAATAACGGCAAACGCTTCTCTACTTACGCGATTGCCGCTGAGCGCGGTTCTAAAATCATTTCCGTCAACGGCGCTGCTGCTCATTGTGCAGACGTTGGCGATATCGTCATTATCGCCAGCTTTGTCACCATGTCTGACGAAGAGGCGCGCCGCTGGCAGCCAAAAGTCGCTTACTTTGAAGGCGACAATGAAATGAAACGCACCGCTAAAGCGATTCCGGTTCAGGTTGCCTGA
- the yadE gene encoding hypothetical protein: protein MSDKISLPYLSVFSAMLPRFLVVTLLALSSCPLMARMLPPPASSVRYYETRETASVWAKVGNEVRSVGTILQGQRLAVRPQPEGYGTFHFGNGEAYIDLDHLQNPSSRDVPVDRLGELAKTGQHSYLVTWQATPVHSKPQAESDEVGVLAENLRYPILSVLRDRLNQTWFEINIGGRLAYVSGLDAQPDNGIPVLTYHHILRDKENTRFRHTSTTTSVQAFNNQMTWLRDRGYATLTMGQLEDYLKYRENLPARAVVITFDDGLKSVYRYAYPLLHQYGFKATAFVVSSRIKRHPQAWNPRSLQFMSISELEVISDVFEIESHTHFLHRLDSPHHAVLLSRSYHNILFDFERSRRALTQFNPHVRYLSYPFGIYNASAVEAAKVAGFHLAVTTVKGKVKPGDDPLRLKRLYILRTDSLEKMAQMLANQPQG from the coding sequence ATGTCTGATAAGATAAGCCTCCCATATCTATCTGTATTCTCCGCTATGTTGCCACGCTTCCTGGTTGTCACACTGCTCGCGCTGAGCAGCTGCCCGCTTATGGCCCGCATGTTGCCGCCACCGGCTTCCTCTGTACGCTATTATGAAACCCGTGAAACTGCCTCTGTGTGGGCCAAAGTTGGAAACGAGGTGAGAAGCGTCGGGACGATTCTTCAGGGCCAGCGTCTGGCCGTGCGCCCGCAGCCGGAAGGGTATGGCACTTTTCATTTTGGTAATGGCGAGGCATATATCGACCTTGATCATCTCCAGAACCCATCAAGCCGGGATGTGCCGGTAGACCGGCTGGGGGAGTTGGCTAAAACCGGGCAGCATTCCTATCTGGTGACCTGGCAGGCCACGCCGGTGCACAGTAAACCGCAGGCTGAGAGCGATGAAGTAGGCGTTCTGGCTGAAAACCTGCGTTATCCGATCTTAAGCGTGCTGCGCGATCGCCTTAATCAGACCTGGTTTGAGATAAACATTGGCGGGCGGCTGGCTTACGTTAGCGGGCTGGATGCGCAGCCGGATAATGGCATTCCAGTGCTAACCTACCACCATATTTTGCGCGATAAGGAAAACACGCGCTTTCGCCATACTTCAACCACGACCTCGGTGCAGGCCTTCAATAATCAGATGACCTGGCTACGCGATCGGGGGTACGCCACGCTGACGATGGGCCAGCTGGAGGATTATCTGAAGTATCGGGAGAACCTTCCGGCGCGAGCGGTGGTTATCACCTTTGATGATGGGCTGAAGTCAGTTTACCGCTATGCCTATCCGCTGCTGCATCAATATGGGTTTAAGGCGACGGCGTTTGTGGTTTCATCGCGGATTAAGCGCCATCCGCAGGCATGGAATCCTCGTTCGCTGCAATTTATGAGTATTTCCGAGCTGGAAGTGATTAGCGATGTATTCGAGATTGAATCGCACACTCACTTTTTGCACCGGCTCGACAGCCCGCATCACGCGGTATTACTTAGCCGCAGCTACCACAATATCCTGTTTGATTTCGAGCGCTCGCGCCGGGCGTTAACTCAGTTCAATCCGCACGTTCGCTATTTATCGTACCCGTTTGGCATTTATAACGCGTCGGCAGTAGAGGCGGCCAAAGTAGCTGGGTTCCATCTGGCGGTAACTACGGTGAAGGGTAAGGTGAAGCCGGGCGACGATCCGCTGCGGTTAAAACGGCTATATATATTGCGTACTGATTCGCTGGAAAAGATGGCGCAGATGCTGGCTAATCAGCCTCAGGGATAG
- a CDS encoding PTS sugar transporter subunit IIA: protein MLGWVIACHGYKAEEFLERLTEYGGSMPQCRAINYWEGLSHNMLGRMMCDAMHETDSGQGVIFLTDKAGAAPYCAAALMSHKHPHCEVISGISFGLLLDMLPWRSVMSSQRFRQAIVARGGDSVTSLWHQQQKNPPFVLIPPAI, encoded by the coding sequence ATGCTGGGTTGGGTCATAGCCTGCCATGGCTATAAAGCAGAAGAGTTCCTCGAGCGGTTAACTGAGTACGGCGGTTCGATGCCTCAGTGCCGGGCAATCAACTATTGGGAAGGGCTGAGCCACAATATGCTTGGCCGAATGATGTGCGATGCGATGCACGAGACTGACTCAGGCCAGGGCGTCATATTTCTGACTGATAAAGCTGGAGCCGCACCTTATTGTGCCGCTGCGCTAATGAGCCACAAGCACCCGCACTGTGAAGTTATCTCAGGAATAAGCTTCGGCTTGTTACTTGATATGCTGCCGTGGCGCAGCGTGATGAGCAGCCAGCGTTTCCGGCAGGCTATCGTGGCGCGGGGAGGCGACTCGGTCACTAGCTTGTGGCATCAGCAGCAGAAAAACCCGCCATTTGTCCTGATCCCTCCGGCCATCTGA
- the yadH gene encoding transport permease protein: MMQLYWVALKSIWAKEIHRFMRIWVQTLVPPVITMTLYFIIFGNLIGSRIGEMHGFSYMQFIVPGLIMMSVITNAYANVASSFFSAKFQRNIEELLVAPVPTHVIIAGYVGGGVARGICVGIMVTAISLFFVPFQVHSWIFVALTLVLTAILFSLAGLLNAVFAKTFDDISLIPTFVLTPLTYLGGVFYSLTLLPPFWQGLSHLNPIVYMISGFRYGFLGIHDVALPLTFGVLGVFIIGFYILCWMLIQRGRGLRS; this comes from the coding sequence ATGATGCAACTATATTGGGTAGCCCTGAAAAGTATCTGGGCCAAAGAGATCCACCGTTTTATGCGTATTTGGGTGCAGACCCTGGTGCCGCCGGTTATTACCATGACTCTGTACTTTATTATTTTCGGTAATCTTATCGGCTCGCGAATTGGTGAGATGCATGGCTTTAGCTATATGCAGTTTATCGTGCCGGGGCTGATTATGATGTCGGTTATTACCAACGCTTACGCTAACGTAGCCTCATCGTTCTTTAGCGCTAAGTTTCAGCGCAATATTGAAGAGCTACTGGTGGCACCGGTACCGACTCATGTCATCATCGCCGGATACGTAGGCGGCGGCGTGGCGCGCGGAATATGCGTCGGAATTATGGTTACCGCCATTTCGCTATTTTTCGTGCCTTTCCAGGTTCACTCCTGGATATTCGTCGCGTTGACTCTGGTACTGACGGCTATTTTGTTCTCACTGGCCGGGTTGTTGAATGCGGTATTTGCGAAAACCTTTGATGACATCAGCCTGATTCCAACCTTTGTGCTGACGCCGCTGACTTATCTGGGGGGCGTGTTTTACTCGCTGACGCTGCTGCCGCCGTTCTGGCAGGGGCTGTCGCATCTTAACCCTATCGTTTATATGATTAGCGGATTCCGCTATGGCTTCCTGGGGATCCACGATGTGGCGCTACCGCTCACTTTCGGGGTACTGGGAGTATTTATTATTGGCTTCTATATTCTGTGCTGGATGTTGATTCAGCGCGGACGCGGTCTGAGAAGCTGA
- a CDS encoding multidrug ABC transporter ATP-binding protein, producing the protein MTYALELEQLTKTYPGGVQALKGIDLRVEAGDFYALLGPNGAGKSTTIGIISSLVNKTAGKVTVFGYDLTSDVVNAKRQLGLVPQEFNFNPFETVQQIVVNQAGYYGVERKDALERSEKYLKQLDLWEKRNVRARMLSGGMKRRLMIARALMHEPKLLILDEPTAGVDIELRRSMWTFLRDLNDSGTTIILTTHYLEEAEMLCRNIGIIQSGELVENTSMKQLLSKLKSETFILDLAPKSPLPKLEGYNYRLTDTSTLEVEVLREQGINSVFNQLTAQGVQVLSMRNKANRLEELFVTLVNGKEGNPA; encoded by the coding sequence ATGACATATGCACTGGAACTGGAGCAACTGACTAAAACCTATCCGGGCGGTGTCCAGGCTCTGAAAGGTATTGATTTACGGGTAGAAGCGGGTGATTTTTACGCTTTGCTGGGGCCAAACGGAGCGGGTAAATCTACCACGATTGGCATTATCAGTTCGCTGGTGAATAAAACGGCGGGCAAGGTAACCGTGTTTGGTTATGACCTGACCAGCGATGTGGTAAATGCCAAACGTCAGCTTGGGCTGGTGCCGCAGGAGTTTAATTTTAACCCTTTTGAAACAGTTCAACAGATTGTGGTTAACCAGGCGGGTTATTATGGCGTTGAGCGCAAAGATGCTCTGGAACGCAGCGAAAAGTATCTAAAACAACTCGATCTGTGGGAAAAGCGCAACGTTCGTGCGCGAATGCTATCCGGTGGTATGAAACGGCGTCTGATGATTGCCAGGGCGCTGATGCATGAGCCAAAACTACTGATATTGGATGAGCCCACCGCCGGGGTGGATATTGAATTACGCCGCTCGATGTGGACTTTTTTACGCGATCTTAACGATAGCGGCACCACGATAATTCTTACCACCCATTATCTGGAAGAAGCGGAAATGCTGTGCCGCAATATCGGCATTATCCAGAGCGGGGAGCTGGTAGAGAACACATCGATGAAGCAGTTGCTGTCGAAGCTGAAATCGGAAACCTTTATTCTCGATTTAGCGCCAAAAAGCCCGCTGCCAAAACTTGAAGGCTACAACTATCGACTGACGGATACTTCTACTCTGGAAGTGGAAGTATTGCGTGAGCAGGGCATCAACAGCGTATTCAACCAGTTAACTGCACAGGGTGTGCAGGTGTTGAGTATGCGCAATAAAGCTAACCGGCTCGAAGAGCTATTTGTAACGCTGGTCAACGGTAAAGAGGGGAACCCGGCATGA
- a CDS encoding carbonic anhydrase — protein sequence MKDIDTLISNNRLWSNMLREEDPGFFQGLAQAQKPRFLWIGCSDSRVPAERLTGLEPGELFVHRNVANLVIHTDLNCLSVVQYAVDVLEVEHIIICGHYGCGGVQAAVENPELGLINNWLLHIRDIWFKHSALLGVLPEERRMDTLCELNVMEQVYNLGHSTIMQSAWKRGQKVNIHGWAYGIHDGLLRDLDVTADSRESLEDRYRNGISLLQRTHITHK from the coding sequence ATGAAAGATATTGATACCCTTATCAGCAACAATCGCCTATGGTCAAACATGCTGAGAGAAGAGGATCCTGGATTTTTCCAGGGATTGGCGCAGGCTCAAAAACCGCGCTTTCTATGGATTGGTTGCTCAGACAGCCGGGTTCCGGCAGAACGTTTAACCGGGCTGGAGCCGGGCGAGCTGTTCGTTCATCGTAACGTAGCAAACCTGGTCATTCATACCGATCTCAACTGCCTGTCGGTGGTGCAGTATGCCGTCGACGTTCTGGAAGTTGAGCACATCATCATCTGCGGCCACTATGGCTGCGGCGGTGTGCAGGCTGCGGTAGAAAACCCGGAGCTTGGCCTTATTAATAACTGGTTACTGCACATTCGCGATATCTGGTTTAAACATAGCGCTCTGCTGGGCGTGCTGCCTGAGGAACGGCGTATGGATACGCTTTGCGAACTGAACGTGATGGAGCAGGTTTATAACCTGGGCCACTCAACGATTATGCAGTCCGCCTGGAAACGCGGCCAAAAGGTCAATATCCACGGCTGGGCCTACGGTATTCACGACGGCCTGCTGCGCGACCTGGATGTCACTGCCGATAGCCGCGAGTCGCTGGAAGACCGCTATCGCAATGGCATATCGCTGTTGCAGCGCACCCACATTACTCATAAATAA
- a CDS encoding hypoxanthine phosphoribosyltransferase produces the protein MKHTVEVMIPEAEVKARIAKLGQEITERYRDSGSDMVLVGLLRGSFIFMADLCRAVEVPHEVDFMTASSYGSGMSTTRDVKILKDLDEDIRGKDVLIVEDIIDSGNTLSKVREILGLREPKSLAICTLLDKPSRREVDVPVEFIGFSIPDEFVVGYGIDYAQRYRHLPYVGKVVLLDE, from the coding sequence ATGAAGCACACTGTTGAAGTGATGATTCCGGAAGCGGAAGTAAAAGCACGCATTGCCAAACTGGGCCAGGAGATCACCGAGCGTTACCGCGACAGCGGCAGCGATATGGTGCTGGTTGGTCTGCTGCGCGGTTCGTTCATCTTTATGGCCGATCTGTGCCGCGCCGTTGAAGTCCCTCATGAAGTCGATTTCATGACGGCATCCAGCTATGGCAGCGGAATGTCTACTACTCGTGACGTCAAAATCCTAAAAGATCTTGATGAAGATATTCGCGGGAAAGATGTGCTTATCGTTGAAGATATTATCGACTCAGGAAATACGCTATCTAAAGTACGCGAAATCCTGGGCCTGCGTGAGCCAAAATCTCTGGCTATTTGTACCTTGCTGGACAAGCCGTCCCGCCGTGAAGTTGATGTGCCGGTAGAGTTTATTGGCTTTTCGATTCCCGACGAATTTGTCGTGGGCTACGGTATTGACTATGCTCAGCGTTATCGCCACTTGCCTTACGTCGGTAAAGTCGTACTGCTGGACGAGTAA